The Fusarium keratoplasticum isolate Fu6.1 chromosome 8, whole genome shotgun sequence genome includes a region encoding these proteins:
- a CDS encoding Poly(A) polymerase, translated as MTTDQAYGVTPPISSQLPTDAELRATDALLEELKRQKTFESQADTAKREEVLASIQNITNAFIRQVAQEKEPKNDVLIRNARGRVFTYGSYRLGVYGPGSDIDTLIVAPKYVTRDDYFKYFPDLLVSMAPKDAITGLAVVTDAFVPIIKFEYSGISIDLIFSRIIQKQLPPEFKDLKDSGLLRGLDEAELRSLNGTRVTDEILTLVPEQSTFKLALRAIKLWAQRRAVYANIMGFPGGVAWAMLVARVCQLYPKATPSVIVNKFFLVISQWRWPQPVLLKPIENGPLPVRVWNPRLYKGDSFHLMPVITPAYPSMCATFNITRSSMRVINRELQRALQISESIMVGKRPWSDLFVKHTFFTQGYKYYISVISSAKSKEDHKIWSGYVESKVRMLVQKLEQHPSIALAHAFNKGYERHHRCHSDKEIAAVQDGSLDYLCTEKTEETPVAKSEPAVAELPIKPESEEDSKPIQSEPETTESDGVAKVEAVKSEPSDEVKPVAPGVTDVYTTTHYIGLELSGGAKSLDLSYQVEEFKELCTSWQKYKDELKTTVSIGVQHVRNFNLPDDVFDADEKKPQRKPAGAKGAANGKKRGPPEENPPPAKRQQASVAAAG; from the exons ATGACTACCGATCAGGCTTACGGCGTCACGCCGCCCATCTCGTCACAGCTCCCTACCGATGCGGAATTGCGGGCCACTGAtgctctcctcgaggagctgaaaCGTCAGAAGACATTTGAGAGTCAGGCAGACACGGCCAAGAG AGAGGAAGTTCTCGCGTCGATTCAAAATATCACCAACGCGTTCATCCGTCAAGTCGCTCAAGAGAAAGAACCCAAGAACGATGTCCTCATCCGCAATGCGCGAGGCAGGGTCTTCACCTACGGCAGCTACCGACTTGGTGTTTACGGTCCAGGATCCGATATCGATACCCTCATCGTTGCGCCCAAATACGTCACTCGGGACGACTACTTCAAATACTTTCCCGATCTGCTCGTTTCAATGGCCcccaaagatgccatcacCGGCCTGGCCGTTGTGACGGACGCCTTTGTGCCCATTATCAAATTTGAGTACTCTGGCATAAGCATTGACTTGATTTTCTCTAGGATCATCCAGAAACAGCTCCCTCCCGAATtcaaggatctcaaggaCTCGGGCCTACTACGCGGGTTGGACGAGGCAGAGCTGCGATCGCTCAACGGCACACGAGTGACGGACGAAATCCTGACATTGGTACCCGAGCAGAGCACCTTCAAGCTTGCGCTGCGCGCCATCAAGCTCTGGGCACAACGACGCGCCGTCTACGCCAACATCATGGGTTTCCCCGGTGGTGTAGCTTGGGCAATGCTCGTCGCACGTGTCTGCCAGCTCTACCCCAAAGCCACGCCAtccgtcatcgtcaacaagttcttcctcgtcatAAGCCAGTGGCGCTGGCCGCAACCTGTGCTTCTCAAGCCTATCGAGAATGGGCCACTTCCCGTCCGAGTCTGGAACCCAAGA CTATACAAGGGAGATTCGTTTCATCTGATGCCTGTCATCACCCCGGCCTATCCCTCCATGTGTGCAACTTTCAATATCACTCGCTCCTCTATGAGGGTCATTAACAGAGAGCTTCAGCGAGCGCTCCAGATATCCGAAAGCATCATGGTGGGCAAGCGTCCTTGGAGTGATCTCTTCGTCAAGCACACTTTCTTCACACAGGGTTACAAGTATTACATCTCTGTGATTTCTtcggccaagtccaaggaagACCACAAGATCTGGTCTGGTTACGTTGAATCCAAGGTGCGAATGCTTGTACAGAAGTTGGaacaacatccatccatcgcgcTGGCCCATGCATTCAACAAGGGCTATGAGcgtcatcatcggtgccATAGCGATAAGGAAATCGCCGCTGTGCAAGACGGCAGCCTTGATTACTTGTGTACAGAGAAGACCGAGGAGACGCCTGTAGCCAAATCCGAACCAGCGGTAGCCGAACTGCCCATCAAGCCCGAATCTGAGGAGGACAGCAAGCCCATCCAGTCCGAACCCGAAACGACAGAGAGTGACGGCGTCGCCAAGGTTGAAGCTGTCAAGTCTGAGCCCTCTGATGAAGTCAAGCCTGTGGCACCCGGTGTGACTGACGTCTACACGACAACTCACTACATCGGTCTTGAACTGAGCGGAG GTGCCAAATCTCTTGATCTATCTTACCAGGTTGAGGAGTTCAAGGAGCTCTGCACCTCGTGGCAGAAGTACAAGGATGAGCTGAAGACGACCGTGTCAATCGGCGTGCAACACGTCCGGAA CTTCAACCTGCCAGATGACGTCTTTGACGctgacgagaagaagccccAAAGAAAGCCTGCGGGCGCTAAGGGCGCGGCAAACGGCAAGAAACGCGGACCTCCAGAG GAAAACCCACCTCCCGCCAAGAGACAACAGGCCTCGGTTGCGGCCGCTGGCTGA
- a CDS encoding Clustered mitochondria protein-like protein → MASDPTPPAPAHVDASEEAENTMAAEAPDVDAGAEALLTLTIILPDAKASKMQIMVSSQEQVHEVRQSIIDLPSAFQYTCFHLEFNGEKINDFIPLAEIPDLGATPEFHLVQDPYTEKEARIHLVRIRELIGAAGDRSDTTQGLLPGLSLFETVASEAQGSTEESTEELPIKDYDFQAVPSLTSLVPQPTEPAPKTVKQIALSSWNPPPPHLRQRGHLLYLVVTTTEGEQYQITSHVSGFFVNKSSNAKFDPFPRPAPKGQSAHSLLSLIELISPSFTNTFTQLQEYNNQRDPLATFQITNAIPAAPWVVPSPSSSLCTHLPDPTRSQETYLLAGVENTDTLRDWNEEFQSAKELPRETVQDRVFRERLISKLFADYNDAATRGAVMVARGEIAPLNPTECKDAQIFVYNNIFFSFGADGVGTFTSEGGDEAARVATGKDVAGVKLVNQLDIEGLFTPATVVVDYVGKRIVGQSIVPGIFKQREPGENQIDYGAVDGKDIVAADERFAPGFAQLSKALKVKKHPVWDKEGKRFDLEASVETKGLMGTDGRKYVLDLYRISPLDIAWLDEDGLPEDGDAYPHRMTVLRPELVDSFGRYKMKQWVDKELARRAEEKKQTEEAKEGKEEKDGEEKEGKEEKDEKEGEDEASKAEKNLPDLSDFKFSLNPDAFSGQVPQTEEEKAEFAADEAEVRAAGAYLREQVIPELLRELSDSDISFPMDGQSLSRLLHKRGINVRYLGKVAELANDGRLRCLREICVQDMVARAFKHLSAVYLRHLPVPMVPACTAHLLNCLLGHKFNSKPVAEIDPSLRTLYADADLSFEKVTPESLREDIEEQILKRFRYELDEDWHNQFRPVQLLREVCLKIGIQVQAKDYAFTPEAAAATPTPAPKAPQPAANGQTNGESSKKKKKNKARDASPPEAATSANVHTFSVDDVVDLVPLIKDSCPRSALAEEALEAGRISILQNQKKLGQELLLESLSLHEQIYGILHPEVARVYNSLSMLYYQLDDKEAAVELARKAIIVAERTVGVDSAETLLNYLNLSLFLHQVGDSKGALVYSKHALKMWKVIYGPGHPDSITTINNAAVMLQHLKAYHESRLWFEESLRVCESVFGKQSVNSATLLFQLAQALALDRDSKGAVNRMRESYNVFLAELGPEDKNTKEAESWLEQLTQNAVSIAKHAKDVAARRLRSGIRFNATASQAQAQNAAAPGRPGPGAQVDSRSIDELIKFIEGGEQGAKSSKKRPSRGNPKRRGQAGAR, encoded by the exons ATGGCTTCAGACCCTACTCCTCCCGCTCCCGCGCACG TGGATGCGtccgaggaggccgagaacaCCATGGCGGCCGAAGCTCCAGACGTCGATGCCGGCGCTGAAG CTTTATTAACTCTCACCATCATCTTGCCCGacgccaaggccagcaagaTGCAGATCATG GTGTCGTCCCAAGAACAGGTTCATGAGGTCCGCCAGTCCATCATCGACCTTCCGTCCGCCTTCCAGTACACATGCTTCCACCTCGAGTTCAACGGCGAGAAGATCAACGACTTCATTCCCCTCGCCGAGATTCCTGATCTGGGCGCAACTCCCGAGTTCCACCTCGTTCAGGACCCATACACTGAGAAAGAGGCTCGCATCCACCTTGTGCGCATTCGAGAGCTCATTGGTGCCGCCGGTGACCGATCAGACACAACCCAAGGCCTGCTTCCCGGTCTGTCCCTCTTCGAGACTGTCGCCAGCGAAGCCCAGGGCAGCACTGAGGAGTCTACTGAGGAGCTGCCCATCAAGGACTACGACTTCCAAGCCGTGCCCTCACTTACCAGCTTGGTTCCCCAGCCCACCGAGCCGGCTCCCAAGACGGTGAAACAGATCGCTCTGTCGTCCTGGAacccccctcctcctcacctgCGACAACGAGGCCACCTGCTCTACCTTGTCGTCACCACTACCGAGGGTGAGCAATATCAGATCACCTCCCACGTCTCCGGCTTCTTCGTCAACAAGTCTTCCAACGCCAAGTTTGACCCCTTCCCTCGGCCAGCGCCCAAGGGCCAGTCCGCACACTCGCTGCTTAGCTTGATCGAGCTTATCTCACCTTCTTTCACCAACACCTTTACCCAGCTCCAGGAGTACAACAACCAGCGAGACCCTCTTGCAACCTTCCAGATTACCAACGCCATCCCGGCAGCTCCTTGGGTGGTGCCTTCACCTAGCTCATCTCTGTGCACCCATCTCCCCGATCCTACGCGATCTCAAGAGACTTATCTGCTTGCTGGCGTCGAGAACACCGATACTCTTCGCGATTGGAACGAGGAGTTCCAGTCGGCCAAGGAGCTTCCTCGTGAGACTGTGCAGGACAGAGTCTTCCGTGAGCGCCTGATCTCGAAGCTTTTCGCCGACTACAATGATGCAGCCACCCGTGGCGCTGTCATGGTTGCCCGTGGCGAGATTGCTCCCCTGAACCCTACAGAGTGCAAGGACGCCCAGATCTTTGTCTACAACAAcattttcttctcctttggTGCTGATGGTGTAGGTACTTTCACTTCCGAGGGAGGTGATGAAGCTGCTCGAGTCGCCACCGGCAAGGATGTTGCTGGCGTCAAGCTTGTTAACCAGCTCGATATTGAGGGACTCTTCACTCCCGCCACCGTGGTTGTCGACTATGTCGGAAAGCGAATTGTCGGACAGAGCATTGTGCCTGGAATCTTCAAGCAGCGCGAGCCCGGTGAGAACCAGATCGATTATGGTGCCGTGGACGGAAAGGATATTGTCGCCGCTGATGAGCGATTCGCCCCTGGCTTCGCCCAGCTTTCCAAGgcgctcaaggtcaagaagcacCCTGTTTgggacaaggagggcaagcgATTTGACCTGGAGGCTAGCGTGGAGACCAAGGGTTTGATGGGTACTGATGGCCGCAAATATGTGCTGGACCTCTACCGCATCAGCCCTCTCGATATTGCTTGgcttgacgaggatggtCTCCCTGAGGATGGCGACGCCTACCCTCACCGTATGACTGTCCTGCGGCCTGAGCTTGTCGACTCTTTTGGACGATACAAGATGAAGCAGTGGGTGGATAAGGAACTCGCTCGTagggccgaggagaagaagcaaaccgaagaagccaaggagggcaaggaagagaaggatggtgaagagaaggaaggaaaggaggagaaggatgagaaggaaggcgaggacgaggcttccaaggctgagaagaaccTGCCTGACCTGTCCGACTTCAAGTTCTCGCTCAACCCTGACGCTTTCAGCGGCCAAGTGCCtcagaccgaggaggagaaggccgaaTTTGCCGCCGATGAGGCAGAGGTCAGGGCAGCCGGCGCCTACCTGCGTGAGCAGGTCATCCCCGAGTTGCTCCGTGAGCTCTCCGACTCCGATATCAGCTTCCCCATGGATGGCCAGTCTCTGAGCCGACTCCTGCACAAGCGTGGTATCAACGTGAGGTATCTGGGCAAGGTGGCCGAGCTCGCTAACGACGGCCGGCTGCGCTGCCTGCGCGAGATTTGCGTCCAGGACATGGTTGCTCGTGCTTTCAAGCACCTGTCTGCCGTGTACCTCCGCCATCTGCCTGTGCCTATGGTCCCTGCTTGCACTGCACACCTCCTCAactgtcttcttggccatAAGTTCAACTCCAAGCCTGTCGCTGAGATTGACCCTTCTCTGCGAACTCTCTACGCTGATGCTGATCTCTCTTTCGAGAAGGTCACTCCCGAGAGCCTTCGGGAAGACATTGAGGAGCAGATTCTCAAGCGGTTCCGATATGAGCTCGATGAGGACTGGCACAACCAGTTCCGCCCCGTTCAGCTCCTTCGTGAGGTGTGCCTGAAGATCGGTATTCAAGTCCAGGCCAAGGACTACGCTTTCACCCCCGAGGCGGCGGCTGCCACCCCTACCCCAGCTCCCAAGGCCCCCCAGCCTGCCGCCAACGGTCAGACCAACGGCGAGtccagcaagaagaagaagaagaacaaggcccGTGACGCTTCTCCTCCCGAGGCTGCTACTTCCGCCAACGTCCACACCTTCAGCGTTGATGACGTTGTTGACCTGGTCCCCCTGATCAAGGACTCTTGCCCTCGCAGCGCCCTTGCTGAGGAGGCTCTCGAGGCCGGTCGTatctccatcctccagaaccagaagaagcttggccaGGAGCTCCTGTTGGAGTCTCTGTCCCTGCACGAGCAGATCTACGGAATTCTGCACCCCGAGGTGGCTCGCGTTTACAACAGCCTGTCCATGCTGTATTACCAGCTTGATGACAAggaggctgctgttgagctggcccgcaaggccatcatcgtcgccgagCGAACTGTCGGTGTTGACTCCGCTGAGACCCTTCTCAACTACCTCAACCTGAGCCTGTTCCTTCACCAGGTTGGCGACAGCAAGGGTGCTCTGGTGTACTCCAAGCATGCCCTGAAGATGTGGAAGGTCATCTATGGCCCTGGCCACCccgactccatcaccaccatcaacaacgccgCCGTGATGCTGCAGCATCTCAAGGCCTACCACGAGTCCAGGCTCTGGTTCGAGGAGTCCCTCCGAGTGTGCGAGTCTGTCTTTGGCAAGCAGTCAGTCAACTCCGCCACTCTGCTCTTCCAACTGGCACAGGCTCTTGCCCTTGACCGCGACTCTAAGGGAGCCGTCAACCGCATGCGCGAGTCCTACAACGTCTTCCTTGCCGAGCTTGGacccgaggacaagaacaccaaggaggccgagagcTGGCTGGAGCAACTCACCCAGAACGCcgtctccatcgccaagcacGCCAAGGACGTTGCTGCTCGCCGACTCCGATCCGGAATCCGATTCAACGCAACCGCGTCTCAGGCGCAGGCGCAGAACGCCGCGGCCCCCGGACGCCCTGGCCCAGGTGCCCAGGTCGACTCCCGCAGCATTGATGAGCtcatcaagttcatcgaGGGTGGCGAGCAGGGGGCTAAGAGCTCCAAGAAGCGACCTAGCCGTGGAAACCCTAAGAGGCGAGGCCAGGCTGGTGCCCGATAA
- a CDS encoding FAD-binding FR-type domain-containing protein: MSAGNSLLPRAAYQLTPEQQAAKDAAEAVNAKLSDYLMIVCGAVSVAVIIWKVCERIIKLTRHVSCLHNDKQRYFAIPSPNVSALKRHLLYAPVVSKRHNREIQLSRAINVGTLPTRFQLLFLIAYFASNVAWCVVDIPFDGEMSAVAGVIRNRTGVLSTVNMVPLFLLAGRNNPLIPLLNISFDTYNLIHRWFGRIVILEAVAHTLAYYAGSGWTFTVPSGAFILPGFIATCAFVFLGIQASSPLRHAFYETFKLLHILVAVTAVVGLYYHLVAKESLYRWLCYLYSAIALWSFDRTWRLWRIIRSHVGGSRSRTVIEALPGNAVRLTTTLARPWNAKPGQHAYLYIPSISLWQSHPFSVAWYDGVDDPKNERLASTNQDLLAMQQQRVSFIIRARTGMTNTLYQKALVAPGGRLETTCFAEGPYGGHHSFDSYGTVVLFAGGVGVTHPVPYIKHLVNGYNEGTVATRRILLVWTIQSPEHLEWIRPWMTEILGMEKRRDILRIMLFVSQPRSTKEIHSPSSTVQMFPGRPNINTLLAMEQEHQVGAMVVTVCGPGALSDEVRLAVRNRQDRSSIDFIEEAFTW, encoded by the exons ATGAGTGCCGGAAACTCTTTGCTGCCCCGGGCAGCTTACCAGCTCACCCCGGAACAGCAGGCCGCCAaggatgccgccgaggccgtcaACGCGAAGCTCTCCGACTATCTCATGATCGTCTGCGGTGCAGTCtccgtcgccgtcatcatctGGAAGGTCTGCGAACGTATCATCAAGCTCACCCGACATGTTTCCTGCCTGCACAACGATAAGCAGCGCTACTTTGCCATTCCTTCACCCAACGTTTCCGCTCTCAAGCGCCACCTGCTCTACGCTCCCGTCGTTAGCAAGAGACACAACCGCGAGATCCAACTCAGCCGCGCTATCAACGTCGGTACTCTGCCTACTCGTTTCCAGCTTCTCTTTCTCATCGCCTACTTCGCCTCCAATGTCGCCTGGTGTGTCGTCGATATCCCTTTCGATGGTGAAATGTCGGCGGTTGCAGGTGTTATCCGCAACCGAACTGGTGTTCTTTCCACTGTCAACATG GTCCCTCTTTTCCTGCTAGCTGGACGAAACAACCCTCTCATCCCGCTCTTGAACATCTCGTTTGACACTTACAACTTGATTCACCGCTGGTTCGGCCGTATTGTCATTCTTGAGGCCGTTGCACACACTCTTGCCTACTATGCCGGATCAGGCTGGACGTTCACCGTTCCCTCAGGTGCCTTTATCCTCCCTGGATTCATC GCCACCTGCGCCTTCGTTTTCCTCGGTATCCAGGCCTCGAGCCCGCTTCGACACGCCTTCTATGAGACTTTCAAGCTTCTCCACATTCTCGTCGCTGTCACCGCCGTTGTTGGCCTGTACTACCACCTTGTGGCCAAGGAATCTCTTTACCGATGGCTCTGCTACCTGTATTCCGCTATCGCCCTTTGGAGTTTCGACCGAACCTGGCGTCTGTGGCGTATCATTCGCTCTCACGTTGGTGGCTCACGTTCTAGGACCGTTATCGAAGCACTTCCTGGAAACGCTGTTCGCTTGACCACGACTCTAGCCCGCCCCTGGAATGCCAAGCCTGGACAACACGCCTACCTCTACATCCCATCGATCAGCTTGTGGCAGTCCCACCCTTTCTCGGTTGCCTGGTATGACGGTGTTGATGACCCTAAGAATGAGAGGCTGGCGAGCACGAACCAGGATCTGCTGgcgatgcagcagcagcgagtGTCCTTCATCATCCGTGCCAGGACCGGAATGACCAACACTCTGTACCAGAAGGCTCTCGTCGCCCCCGGTGGAAGATTGGAGACTACCTGCTTCGCCGAAGGCCCCTACGGCGGCCACCACTCGTTCGACTCTTACGGTACCGTTGTTCTCTTCGCTGGTGGAGTGGGCGTCACCCACCCTGTTCCCTACATCAAGCACCTGGTCAATGGATATAACGAGGGCACTGTGGCGACTCGAAGAATCTTGCTCGTCTGGACAATCCAGAGCCCTGAGCACCTCGAGTGGATCCGCCCCTGGATGACTGAGATTCTGGGCATGGAAAAGAGAAGGGATATCCTCCGAATCATGCTCTtcgtcagccagccacgatCTACCAAGGAAATTCACAGCCCTTCGTCGACTGTGCAGATGTTCCCGGGACGACCAAACATCAACACGCTGCTGGCTATGGAGCAGGAGCATCAAGTTGGTGCCATGGTTGTCACCGTTTGTGGTCCCGGTGCTCTGAGCGACGAGGTCCGCCTTGCCGTGCGGAACCGCCAGGACCGATCCAGCATCGACTTTATCGAGGAAGCGTTTACGTGGTAA
- a CDS encoding yippee family protein, which produces MGLAYNTYLNSAKIYGCKTCKAHLANHEDIISRVCTGPPSISTPPGFFPRSQDSLTPGQNFRGQHGKAYLFHSVVNIDTGAPNERNMTTGRHVVRDITCRQCKETVGWKYDKAYEPSEKYKEGKFILEAELLCNVT; this is translated from the coding sequence ATGGGCCTGGCTTACAACACCTATCTCAACAGCGCCAAAATCTATGGCTGCAAGACGTGCAAGGCGCACCTCGCCAACCACGAAGACATCATAAGTCGAGTATGCACTGGCCCCCCTTCCATCAGTACACCGCCGGGCTTCTTCCCTCGGAGCCAGGATTCGTTAACACCAGGGCAGAACTTCCGTGGTCAGCATGGTAAAGCGTATCTCTTCCACAGCGTCGTCAACATCGACACGGGCGCCCCTAACGAGCGCAACATGACGACCGGCCGACACGTCGTTCGCGATATTACATGCCGGCAGTGTAAGGAGACTGTCGGGTGGAAGTATGACAAGGCCTATGAGCCCTCCGAAAAGTACAAAGAGGGCAAgttcatcctcgaggctgagctgCTTTGCAATGTCACTTGA
- a CDS encoding Sen15 domain-containing protein translates to MDRSSDPVANVTSTVLYNLQHQHDWASLKVHDTTGRRSLIRGMPPRRLYIHPDDQIAALDREKATGEAVDQSPELEWVLAVHPEETWTIKAFSEIFDSIENSGPREKRIVLATVHSDSTVVYYIMHEGMVKPRQN, encoded by the coding sequence ATGGATCGTTCAAGTGACCCGGTTGCCAACGTCACCTCAACCGTCTTATACAacctccagcaccagcatGATTGGGCTTCCCTCAAGGTTCATGATACCACGGGTCGCCGGTCTTTGATCAGGGGCATGCCTCCTCGCCGGCTCTACATTCACCCTGACGACCAGATTGCTGCTCTAGACCGCGAAAAGGCGACAGGAGAGGCTGTTGACCAGTCACCAGAGTTGGAGTGGGTTTTGGCGGTACATCCCGAGGAGACTTGGACAATCAAGGCCTTTTCGGAAATCTTTGACTCTATCGAAAACAGCGGTCCTCGCGAGAAGAGGATCGTACTGGCGACGGTTCACAGCGATTCCACTGTCGTCTACTACATCATGCATGAGGGCATGGTCAAGCCACGACAAAACTGA